A stretch of Arthrobacter sp. NEB 688 DNA encodes these proteins:
- a CDS encoding alkaline phosphatase D family protein, with the protein MSHPEPGEAHPLVLGPLLRHVDEVSATVWVRTARAATVTVVRDGRRWSAPTFRVHGSHYALVVCDGLLPGTDDPYEVLVDDERVWPLEGAPPSRIRTLDPARMPHFAFGSCRTTGSHDDEGVRRHGVDALRSLAVTLRDAPEAGWPDLLVLLGDQVYADTTPHPELEAFMRARRSLDEPPYEEIKDYAEYDELYRITWVEPVIRWLLSTVPSAMIFDDHDIRDDWNTSWSWRREMRATTWWQERIVSGLASYWVHQHIGNLSPAELAQEEVFRLVLEHATDHAARGTSAVVDELDLTAVLDALAARADAEPETYRWSHTRELGDCLLVVLDSRAARHLEPDHRSILDATETAWLDETLRGGYRHVFVGTSLPFLLPPGLHDFEAIDEAVAQGAYGRRASHVAERVRRVVDLEHWAAFNAGFDEVFEMVMDLARGHRGPAPDTVTFLSGDVHNSYLAEVTDPAAHGARSRIVQAVCSPIRNPMPRGVRVVISMLTRSLVRPMRLLASASRRVPDPAYPWTVTEGPWFDNNVALCRVLPDGLDLTWVTGMVEGTDHDHPWLREVWSVHLDPPGSVTARPTDDGPSDHRVVPAAAARTASPSVAP; encoded by the coding sequence ACGAGGTCTCGGCCACCGTGTGGGTGCGCACCGCCCGCGCCGCGACGGTCACCGTCGTCCGGGACGGTCGGCGCTGGAGTGCGCCGACCTTCCGCGTCCACGGGTCGCACTACGCCCTCGTCGTCTGCGACGGCCTCCTCCCCGGCACCGACGACCCCTACGAGGTGCTCGTCGACGACGAGCGCGTCTGGCCGCTCGAGGGCGCGCCGCCGAGCCGCATCCGCACCCTCGACCCCGCCCGGATGCCCCACTTCGCGTTCGGCTCGTGCCGCACGACCGGGTCGCACGACGACGAGGGCGTGCGGCGCCACGGCGTCGACGCCCTGCGCAGCCTTGCCGTCACGCTGCGCGACGCGCCGGAGGCCGGCTGGCCCGACCTGCTCGTCCTCCTCGGCGACCAGGTCTACGCCGACACGACGCCGCACCCGGAGCTCGAGGCCTTCATGCGGGCCCGGCGCAGCCTCGACGAGCCGCCGTACGAGGAGATCAAGGACTACGCGGAGTACGACGAGCTCTACCGCATCACGTGGGTCGAGCCGGTCATCCGCTGGCTGCTCTCGACCGTGCCGTCGGCGATGATCTTCGACGACCACGACATCCGCGACGACTGGAACACCTCGTGGTCCTGGCGCCGCGAGATGCGCGCGACGACGTGGTGGCAGGAGCGCATCGTCTCCGGGCTCGCGTCGTACTGGGTCCACCAGCACATCGGCAACCTCTCGCCGGCCGAGCTCGCGCAGGAGGAGGTCTTCCGGCTCGTCCTCGAGCACGCGACCGACCACGCGGCCCGCGGCACGAGCGCCGTCGTCGACGAGCTCGACCTCACGGCGGTGCTCGACGCCCTCGCGGCCCGGGCCGACGCCGAGCCCGAGACCTACCGCTGGAGCCACACCCGCGAGCTCGGCGACTGCCTGCTCGTCGTCCTGGACTCCCGCGCCGCCCGCCACCTGGAGCCCGACCACCGCTCGATCCTCGACGCCACCGAGACCGCGTGGCTCGACGAGACGCTGCGCGGCGGGTACCGGCACGTCTTCGTCGGCACGTCGCTGCCCTTCCTCCTGCCGCCGGGGCTGCACGACTTCGAGGCCATCGACGAGGCGGTCGCGCAGGGCGCCTACGGACGCCGGGCCTCGCACGTCGCGGAGCGGGTGCGCCGGGTCGTCGACCTCGAGCACTGGGCCGCCTTCAACGCCGGCTTCGACGAAGTCTTCGAGATGGTGATGGACCTCGCGCGCGGCCACCGCGGGCCGGCGCCCGACACCGTCACCTTCCTCTCCGGCGACGTCCACAACTCCTACCTCGCCGAGGTCACCGACCCGGCAGCGCACGGCGCGCGCTCGCGGATCGTCCAGGCCGTCTGCTCGCCGATCCGCAACCCGATGCCGCGCGGCGTGCGCGTCGTCATCTCGATGCTCACCCGCTCCCTCGTGCGCCCGATGCGCCTGCTGGCGTCGGCCTCGCGGCGCGTGCCGGACCCGGCCTACCCCTGGACGGTCACCGAGGGGCCGTGGTTCGACAACAACGTCGCCCTCTGCCGGGTGCTGCCGGACGGTCTCGACCTCACGTGGGTCACCGGGATGGTCGAGGGCACCGACCACGACCACCCGTGGCTGCGCGAGGTCTGGTCGGTGCACCTCGACCCGCCGGGCTCCGTGACGGCGCGGCCCACCGACGACGGCCCCTCGGACCACCGGGTGGTCCCCGCGGCGGCCGCCCGCACGGCGTCGCCTAGCGTGGCCCCATGA